The genomic DNA TACTCCTCATTCTTTCTGGTTAAGGCAAAAGCCCTCAGGCATAAAACCAGGGCATCGGTGCCGCTTGAGGTCCCTATGCAGTGTTTTACTCCAAGATATCCGGCCAATGTTTCTTCAAATCGTTTAACCTGCGGGCCAAGTATCCATTTTTGTTCTTTCAGGCAGTCGGCGACAGCAAGGTCTATGTCCCTTTTCATATATTCATACTGAGCCGGCAGATCAAGCATCTCTATTTGTTTCATCAATTCTCCTTAACGGGCTTGAGCATGCCGCATGTGAGCATGTATTCATTTTTGCAGGCGGGGCAGACCGCTCTTTGGTCCTTATCAAAGTCCTTGAGAGTAACACCGCATTTGCATACCCAGCCGATCTGTTTGGCCGGAACTCCCGCGACAAGCCCGTGATCAGGAACATCTTTTGTGACCACGGCCCCCGCGGCCACAAGGGCATACCTCCCCACCGTATGTCCGCAGATCACGGTGGCGTTCGCTCCTATGGTTGCACCTTTTTTAACAAGCGTCTTTCTGAACTCATTTTTTCTCTCTATAAAAGCCCTGGGATTTATGACGTTAGTAAAGACCATTGAGGGGGCGCAAAAAACGTCGTCCTCGATCTCAACCCCCTTATAGATGCTTACATTGTTCTGCACCTTAACGCGGTTGCCGATCTTTACACCGGGTCCGGCCATCACATTCTGCCCAAGGACGCAGTTCTCGCCTATGACGGTGTCTGAAAGAATATGCGAAAAATGCCAGATCTTTGTTCCTTTCCCTATCTTGACGTCTTTGTCAATGTAAACGCTGTCATGCGCAAAATAATCTTTGGCCATGGTCAGACCTCCTTTTCATGCTCATGAAGCGACCTGTGAGCCGATTCTATGACCTTAAGCACCCTGAGCCCTTCGGAGCCGTCGGTCAGCGGCGGCTTCCTGTCTTTAAGGCGCTCGAGAAAATGAGTTAACTCGAGCTTTAACGGTTCCCCTTCTTCCAAAGCAACTTTTTCAAAATCGGCCTTGTGGGCTATAGGTTCTTTCCCGTTAGCCCATTCAATGGTGTGCCGGTAGATCTTAAGCTTGTCCGCTGCAAGGTCGTCAAATACAGCCATTGCCCGGGAGCCAACTATCACAAGTTTTTGTTCTTTGAAAGGATGAAGCCAGCTTACAAAAACATGGGACCTTATCCCCTCCTTAAAAGACATGGAAGTAAGGGTCGTGTCGTAAATGCCGCGGTTGAGATAATCACCTCCGGAAGCGCTGATGTCTAATGGTTCTTCCCCCACAAGGGAAAGGATAACCGAGATGTCGTGCGGCGCAAAGCTCAAAAGTATATCCTCCTCGGTCCTTAGTTTACCTATATTGAGCCGGTTGGAATAAATATATTGGATCTTGCCTATTTGACCGTCCTGGATCAGCTCCTTTAATTTCTTTACAGCGGGATGGTATTGGAGTATGTGTCCGACCATCAGGACCTTTTTGCTCCTGCGGGCCAGTTCCACCAGTTCGCGGCCTTCTAAGGCTTTCAGCGCCAGAGGTTTTTCCACATAAACATCTTTACCTTGCTCAAGGGCCATTTTTGTAAGTTCGTAGTGCTTGGCCGCGGGCGCCGCTATCACCACGGCGGATATGGCTTTTGATCCCAGCAGCGCTTTTAAAGAGCTGCAGCATTCGATGTCGGGATATTCCCGCTTGTATTTGGAGAGGACATCGTTATCGGTTTCGCACAGAGCGGAAAGGACCTTCAGTTCATTGAGCACCCTGAAAAGATTCTTTCCCCAGTAGCCGGCCCCGATAAGGGCTATCGACGCACTTTTGTCAGACAAAGTCATAGTTTTTCTGCCGTCTCCATTGTGGCGCGGACGATGCGCTTTGCCGCGTCCCCTCTGCCGTATGCGTTCCTGGACCCGTATTTCAACTTGTCAAATCCCCTGAAGTCTTTATACAACACATTGCCGCCGCTTTCAACGGTTTCAACAAGTTCGGTCTCGCTGCGCAGCGTGACGCAGGGAATGCCCAGCCAGTAGGATTCTTGCTGAAGCCCCCCTGAATCGGTCAGAACGGCACGGGAGTTCTTGATAAGGGATATCATGTCAAGATGTCCCAGAGGAGGAACTGCCCTAAGTTTTGAAGGCAGATCTTTCATTTTGGAAAGGGGCTTTTTTGTTCTGGGGTGGACAGGGAATATCAAAGGTTCATTAAGATCCAGAGAGTCCAAAAACTCAAAAATGCCCTTGAGAGCGTTAGGATCGTCCGTATTTTCTGCCCGGTGTATCGTCAGGACATAGTATCTCTTTTTTTCTATGCCCAGGTTCTTAAAAATGTGTCCGGCCTTTAGAAGCGGCAGCCCCCTCAAAAGCGTGTCATACATGACATTTCCGGTGTTTATGACCGCAGGGCGATCGATCGAAAGCCTTAAAGAGCTCTTGCTGTGGTCAAAGATCCCTTCTTTTCTGAGGTTGTTTATGCAGGTCTTACTGGGGCAGAACAGAATACTTGAAACATGGTCCGTGAGCAGCCGGTTGACTTCTTCCGGCATGTTCTTGTTATAGCTTCTAAAGCCGGCCTCAACGTGCGCGATGGAAATGCTCAGCTTGGCGGCCGAAAGGGCGCCCGCCAGAGTGGTTGTCATATCACCGTAGACAAAGATAATGTCCGGCCGTTCCAAGGCAAGAACGCTCTCAAGTCTTTCAATGATTTTTGCCGTTTGGGCTGCCGGAGACCCTTTCTTAACGCCGAGATAATGGTCAGGGCGGTCAAGGCCCAACTCATCAAAAAATTCGTCGGACATCATAAAGTCATAATGCTGACCGGAATGCACGACCCTGTTCTTAACGGAACCGCGGAGTTCTTTGAAGGCTTGCAGGACCGGGAACAGCTTAAGGACCTGCGGCCTGCCCCCTACAATATGCAATACTTTCATTTGCCGTTTATTATTGTCCGGTACCCATAAGGTTTATCAGGATTATGCTGTCAAACATGGGGTTTCTGAGCACTTTCTCGGCTTTTTCCACTCCTGCCAGAACACAGTGGCCCCCTATCTTGCCTTTTGGAGGATAAAGCTGGGGCTCAACAAATTGCGTAAGTCCGACCTTTTTATGCCCGGAGTTGTACATGTCTATGAACCTGGTCACGACTTCCCCGTAGTCCAGATTAAGCTTGTCGCACATCTGTTTTGCGTAGCGGGACATCTCAATGTTCACCGCGAACCGGCACAGGGAGAGGAGTTTTGCGGTTTCAGTCGTAGAAGTCCCTTTAAAAAAGGCAAGATCAAAAACACCTTTCAGGAATCTTTCCGCCAGAAGTTTCGCTTTTTCGTCGTCATATCCGACCGCCTTTGCAAAGGTCTTTATATGCCTATAAAGGTCATTGTGCTGCCCAAGCACCGGAGAATGTACCACATTATCCTGGCCGATCTGGCTGGTTGTTCCGGGCATAGAAGTGGAATGATTTACGACAAGGGCCGGCTTAAACCTGGCTATGTATTCCTTTGCCGCGGAGACAAAAGAGTCAAAATAAGGGATGCATAAATGGAGCACATCGATCTTCTTGTTTTCGGGAGGCAGGATACTTTTTACTTTTGGATCTTCATCCGTCCAGTAGACATCAGACACCTTTTCTTTCAGGATCTTTATTATGGCGCTTCCGACTTCTCCGCAGCCTATCACCAGATGTGCGGCCCTTTGTTTTCTGTTAAGCATTATTTCAAGTCCTTTCTTTTTCGGCCTATTTTGTCTCTGCTCCCGGTATCCACTCCCAGTCGTGAAGCTTGCGGACCCTGAGGTTTTCGGTCCATACTTTTTCCAGGAAGCCGGCATCAACACCAAGTTCCTTGGCCCTGTTGGCGAGCTCGTTCAGGTCTTTTGGGAGACATTTGCCGCCAAATCCCCGTTCGTTTGAAACGGTAAAATAATCCGCTTTCTGATACCTTTTGTCTAGGGATACAATCCGGGCGACCTCGCTGTAATCTATTCCAAGCGCCAGACAAAGTTCGCACATCACATTGTTAAAGATGACTATTGTTGCGAGCAGGCTGTTGGACATTCCTTTTGCCAGTTCAGCGCTGGTCGGATGTGTGATCACTATAGGACAGTTAGGGAATCTTCCCCTGTAAAGCTGTTCTATTCTTTTTGCAACTTCCTCGTTACTGGCTCCTATCACTATCCTATCCGGGTTAAGAAAATCTTCAATATATGTTTTTTCTCTCAAAAATTCAGGATTGAATGCAAAATTAGTGCGCGGATATTTTTTTTGATAAGCATCGGTCGTTCCGGGGACGACGGTCGATTTAATTATGACTATCTTATCTGTGCCATCCGTATATTTAACTATTTGTGCTATGTCCTCGTCCATTATTGACAGGTCTATCCTGCCTTTTTTCATCGGGGTAGGAACGCAGATAAAGATAAAATCGCTCTTTTTTGCCACTTCTTCCAGAGATTCCGTGTCCTTATATTTGTCATATTCGTGTATTTCGTGGTCTTTGAACCCTTCGGAAAGCGCGTGGCCCACAATACCCCAGCCTATTATGCCGATCTTTTCTTTCTTCACCTGATCTCTCCCTTAAAATGAATATCCGTAGCCGACCATCGCCTCAACTCCGCGCAGCGCGGATTCTTTGGGATCATATTTGATGCCGGAATAAGCTATTTCCCCGTAAATTGAGGTGTCCTTTTGCAGGGCGTATTTGCCTCCCAGATAAGCATGTGCGCCCCAGGCCCCTCCGCCGCTGACCTGGCTCACTTTCCAGGGATAGATAAGTCCGCCTCCCATATAAAGGTTCAAGGGGTTGCTTTCTCTCTTAACAATGTCAATTATCCCGTCCAGGTTCACGGTAGCCATTTTAAGCCTGTCCTGGTTGGCTATGTTTGTGCCGGTCAGATAGCCTATGCTTCCCCTGACAGCGGCGCCGGGAACAAGATTGGAAATGGAATATGTCACATCCCCCATGGCCCCTGTAAGCCCAGCGCTTCCCCCGGCCTTGATGCCAACAGAAAGACCGATCTTTTCCTTTTCTGCGGAAGGATATAGAGGGATAGGCTTTTGTTCGGGCTTGTTGAATTTAAAAGGCTTGCCGCCAAATGGGGCGGTCAGAGGCGATTTTGATTTCAAAGGATAATTTGCCGTACCCTTGGCTGCCTGCGCAGCCGTCAGGAAAACGCAAAAAACACCTATTGCCGCAACAGCGGCTATCTCTTTATTTTTCATGGAACGACCTCAGTCCAAGTCTAACATTTTAGAGCGGATTGTCAAAGGCTTGGTCCGCAAGGACTTTTTTTCTGCGGAGCCGGTGGTATTTTACCGCAAATCTGTGAGCCTCGTCCCTTATATTCTGCAGAAGCCGCAGCCCGGCGGAGTCCTTTGGAAGCGCTATGGGGTCCGCAGAACCTTTAACATAGATCTCCTCATAACGCTTCGCCAAGCCTATTGCCGGGATATCGGCTTTTGCTTCTTTCAAGGCTTTGAGGGCGCTGCTTAACTGGCCCCTGCCTCCGTCTATCAATATCAGGTCCGGCAGCGGAAGCATCCTTGAAAGGCTGCCCGAATATCTTCTAAATACAACTTCATTCATTGACAGAGTATCATCCGCCACCCCGCGGGATGAGATCTTGAAGCGCCTGTAATGCGATTTATACGGAAGCCCCTCCTTAAAGACCACCATTGATGCCGATATTTTGGAACCTCCCAGATTTGAAATGTCGAACGCTTCTATCCTCTGCGGGGTCCTTTCGAGCCCAAGGGCTTCTTTGAGCTCTAAAAGAGCGGTCCTTTTTTCTTTTGGAGAAGATACAAAATACCTGGAGCCCGAATATGAGCCGCTTTCCGTCCTCAACAGCCAGGAGATCCTGTTCCTGAGCTCTGCGGCTGCCTCAAAATCCTGTTTGTTTGCGGCCTTTTCCATTTGCCGGTTCATCTTTTCTATGGCCTTAGTAAGGCCGTTTTTGAGGAGTTCAGAGAATTCCAAAACCCTTGACGCGTACTCTTTTTTTGAGACCTTTGCCGCGCAGGGGCCCGCGCACCTTTTTATGTGGTAATCCAGGCAGGGTTGGTTCCTTTTTTTTAGAGGTGTCTGGCGGCACCTTCTGATGCCGAACACCCTGCTTGCCAGGGCTATCAGATTTCTTGCGGACCCTCCCATAAATGGCCCGAAATACTTTCCTTTGTCGCTTAAGGTCTCTCTTACCAGAAGGACCCTGGGGAAAGGTTCGCCGGTGAGTTTGATGTAAGGATACTGTTTATCGTCCCGAAGGCTTATGTTATACCTGGGCTGGTGTTTTTTTATCAGTTTTGCCTCAAGTATCAGAGCGTCAAGCTCAGAAGAGGTCCTGATAAAGTCGATCTTGGATACCTTGGAAGCCAGAGGGCTTCTGGAATGTGTTGAAAGCCTTTTGCGGAGGCTGACGGCCTTTCCGATATAGATTATTTTTCTGTCTTTGTCCCTTAGCAGGTATACCCCGGTGGCATCCGGGATGCGGGGCAGTTGTTCCTTTAGAGAGGCCATGTTCAGGACGGGATAACGGACACCTTGATCTTTGCCTCTATCTGCTTATAGATCTTGACCTGCGCCTCGTGGCTGCCGGAGGTCTTGATGGGCTCATGCAGAAAGATCTTCTTTTTGTCGACTTCAAGCGAGCAGGACATCTTGATGGCCTGGCTTATGTCCAGGTTGGTGACGGCCCCGAACAATTTTCCGCCCTCGCCGCACGGCGCTTTTATCTCAAGCGAGAGCCCGTCAAGATTTTTTGCAAGGTCCTTATACTCGTCGATGCGCAGAGCTTCTTTTGCCTCATGTCTCTTCATCTTTTTGTCGAGTTCTTTAAGGGCTTCTGCTGTGGCCTGCTCGGCCAGTTTTCTCGGGAAAAGAAAATTCCTGGCATAGCCTTCTTTTACCTCTATCACCGAAAATTTGTCGCCGACATTTTCGATATCCTTGTTAAGTATTACTTTCATTTTGTCATTCCGCCTTGTACGGGAGCATCCCTATCTGCCGGGCCCTCTTTATCTCTTTGGCCACCATCCTCTGGTGCCTGGCGCAGCAGCCCGAGCCCCTTCTTGTCATTATCTTTCCCCTATCGTTTATGAACCTTCTTATGAGGTCAAGGTTCTTAAAGTCCGCGATAGTTTTTTTTGCGCAGAAAAAGCAGACCTTTCTTTTCCTTTTCTTAAAATCCCTGTCGCCTCTTCTTTCTCCGCCTCTTTTTTCTTTTCTGTCCTTTGGCTTGTACATCAGAACGGGACCTCCTCGCTGTTTGTTTTTCCGTCTTCCCGGAATTCTTCCGCCACTGCCTTTCCAAAAGTCTCGGGGCCGTCAAAATCGCCCCTTTTGCCCAGCATCTGCATGTTGTCCGCAACAACTTCCGAAAAAGACCTCTTCTGGCCGTCTTTTTCGTATTCCCTTATTTGGAGCCGGCCTTCTATAGCCACCGGACGGCCTTTTTTAAGATACTCTTTGCAGATCTCCGCAAGTCTTCTCCAGGCTACAATGTTGATAAAATCAACCTCTCCCTTTTCGTCCGCGGAACTCTTTTTGCTCTTTGGCCTGTTGACCGCGATCGCGAACTTTGCCACCGGGAGGCCGGAAGTCGTATATCTTACTTCGGGGTCCCTCGTCAGATTGCCTATCAAAAAAACCCTGTTATACATTTTATTGCGCCTAGAACGGCAGATCATCGTCGATCAGATCATCATCGGGTTCGGACATCGCAGTGGCGGGAGCGGCTGCCCCGGTCCT from Candidatus Margulisiibacteriota bacterium includes the following:
- a CDS encoding acyltransferase, with amino-acid sequence MAKDYFAHDSVYIDKDVKIGKGTKIWHFSHILSDTVIGENCVLGQNVMAGPGVKIGNRVKVQNNVSIYKGVEIEDDVFCAPSMVFTNVINPRAFIERKNEFRKTLVKKGATIGANATVICGHTVGRYALVAAGAVVTKDVPDHGLVAGVPAKQIGWVCKCGVTLKDFDKDQRAVCPACKNEYMLTCGMLKPVKEN
- the ssb gene encoding single-stranded DNA-binding protein, translated to MYNRVFLIGNLTRDPEVRYTTSGLPVAKFAIAVNRPKSKKSSADEKGEVDFINIVAWRRLAEICKEYLKKGRPVAIEGRLQIREYEKDGQKRSFSEVVADNMQMLGKRGDFDGPETFGKAVAEEFREDGKTNSEEVPF
- the wecB gene encoding UDP-N-acetylglucosamine 2-epimerase (non-hydrolyzing); amino-acid sequence: MKVLHIVGGRPQVLKLFPVLQAFKELRGSVKNRVVHSGQHYDFMMSDEFFDELGLDRPDHYLGVKKGSPAAQTAKIIERLESVLALERPDIIFVYGDMTTTLAGALSAAKLSISIAHVEAGFRSYNKNMPEEVNRLLTDHVSSILFCPSKTCINNLRKEGIFDHSKSSLRLSIDRPAVINTGNVMYDTLLRGLPLLKAGHIFKNLGIEKKRYYVLTIHRAENTDDPNALKGIFEFLDSLDLNEPLIFPVHPRTKKPLSKMKDLPSKLRAVPPLGHLDMISLIKNSRAVLTDSGGLQQESYWLGIPCVTLRSETELVETVESGGNVLYKDFRGFDKLKYGSRNAYGRGDAAKRIVRATMETAEKL
- the rplI gene encoding 50S ribosomal protein L9; the protein is MKVILNKDIENVGDKFSVIEVKEGYARNFLFPRKLAEQATAEALKELDKKMKRHEAKEALRIDEYKDLAKNLDGLSLEIKAPCGEGGKLFGAVTNLDISQAIKMSCSLEVDKKKIFLHEPIKTSGSHEAQVKIYKQIEAKIKVSVIPS
- a CDS encoding Gfo/Idh/MocA family oxidoreductase — encoded protein: MTLSDKSASIALIGAGYWGKNLFRVLNELKVLSALCETDNDVLSKYKREYPDIECCSSLKALLGSKAISAVVIAAPAAKHYELTKMALEQGKDVYVEKPLALKALEGRELVELARRSKKVLMVGHILQYHPAVKKLKELIQDGQIGKIQYIYSNRLNIGKLRTEEDILLSFAPHDISVILSLVGEEPLDISASGGDYLNRGIYDTTLTSMSFKEGIRSHVFVSWLHPFKEQKLVIVGSRAMAVFDDLAADKLKIYRHTIEWANGKEPIAHKADFEKVALEEGEPLKLELTHFLERLKDRKPPLTDGSEGLRVLKVIESAHRSLHEHEKEV
- a CDS encoding excinuclease ABC subunit UvrC, which translates into the protein MASLKEQLPRIPDATGVYLLRDKDRKIIYIGKAVSLRKRLSTHSRSPLASKVSKIDFIRTSSELDALILEAKLIKKHQPRYNISLRDDKQYPYIKLTGEPFPRVLLVRETLSDKGKYFGPFMGGSARNLIALASRVFGIRRCRQTPLKKRNQPCLDYHIKRCAGPCAAKVSKKEYASRVLEFSELLKNGLTKAIEKMNRQMEKAANKQDFEAAAELRNRISWLLRTESGSYSGSRYFVSSPKEKRTALLELKEALGLERTPQRIEAFDISNLGGSKISASMVVFKEGLPYKSHYRRFKISSRGVADDTLSMNEVVFRRYSGSLSRMLPLPDLILIDGGRGQLSSALKALKEAKADIPAIGLAKRYEEIYVKGSADPIALPKDSAGLRLLQNIRDEAHRFAVKYHRLRRKKVLADQAFDNPL
- the rpsR gene encoding 30S ribosomal protein S18 gives rise to the protein MYKPKDRKEKRGGERRGDRDFKKRKRKVCFFCAKKTIADFKNLDLIRRFINDRGKIMTRRGSGCCARHQRMVAKEIKRARQIGMLPYKAE